A section of the Humulus lupulus chromosome 2, drHumLupu1.1, whole genome shotgun sequence genome encodes:
- the LOC133818302 gene encoding DEAD-box ATP-dependent RNA helicase 53, mitochondrial-like gives MLSIVLRRRSLAAVETLLRHRHHSIAATAASAVDTVVSGNGGAGGEVKSFSNTGVLQRESSYGFHVRSFHAKSGRLDYRASAVLQAEFAVDVDSYEDSAKGSGNDEGLDISKLGIAQEIVSALAKRGILKLFPIQRAVLEPAMEGRDMIGRARTGTGKTLAFGIPIMDKIVQFNAKHGRGRNPLALVLAPTRELARQVEREFQESAPSLDTICVYGGTPISAQMRQLQYGVDIAVGTPGRVIDLLKRGALNLTEVQFLVIDEADQMLQVGFQEDVERILESLPKKRQSMMFSATMPSWIRKLTQNYLKTPVNIDLVGDSDQKLADGISLYSIASDMQGKPSIIGPLITEHAKGGKCIVFTQTKRDADRLAYAMAKSHRCEALHGDISQSQRERTLAGFRDGNFNILVATDVASRGLDIPNVDLVIHYELPNNSEIFVHRSGRTGRAGKKGAAILIYTHDQNRAVRFIERDVGCKFTELPKIAGDSTSVDMFGDMGFGGMRDRRPGGPGRSGFGGRPGFGGRSSGYGDSSRGSSSGRFGDFGDFGQSGGGFGGSGTKRSGSFGGSGSSRSGGFGNFGSSRSSGFGGNSFGSDPHTSRSGGFGNDRDGGSTGRRSF, from the exons ATGTTGAGCATTGTCCTACGTAGACGGAGTCTCGCAGCCGTTGAGACTCTGCTACGCCACCGCCACCATTCAATCGCCGCCACGGCTGCTTCAGCAGTCGACACTGTTGTATCCGGAAATGGTGGTGCCGGTGGTGAGGTTAAGTCCTTCTCCAATACCGGGGTGCTTCAAAGGGAGAGCTCATACGGTTTCCATGTTAGAAGCTTCCACGCAAAATCTGGGCGGTTGGATTATCGTGCCTCAGCGGTTTTGCAGGCTGAGTTCGCGGTCGATGTGGACTCGTACGAAGATTCGGCCAAAGGGAGTGGAAATGATGAGGGGCTTGATATTTCGAAGCTTGGAATTGCACAGGAGATTGTTTCTGCTTTAGCTAAGAGGGGTATTTTAAAGTTGTTCCCTATACAG AGAGCTGTACTTGAACCAGCAATGGAAGGTCGTGATATGATTGGCCGAGCTAGAACGGGAACTGGGAAAACTCTTGCTTTTGGAATCCCCATCATGGACAAGATAGTTCAGTTTAATGCTAAACATGG GCGTGGAAGGAATCCATTGGCTTTGGTTTTGGCTCCAACAAGAGAACTTGCTCGGCAAGTTGAGAGGGAGTTCCAAGAGTCTGCCCCCAGTTTGGATACAATTTGTGTTTACGGGGGTACACCTATTTCAGCCCAAATGAGGCAGCTTCAGTATGGTGTAGATATAGCTGTCGGAACACCAGGTCGTGTTATTGATCTTCTCAAAAGGGGTGCCCTAAATCTAACTGAAGTTCAGTTTCTTGTTATTGATGAAGCTGATCAGATGCTTCAAGTGGGATTTCAGGAGGATGTAGAGAGAATCTTAGAGAGTTTGCCCAAGAAGAGACAGAGCATGATGTTCTCTGCAACTATGCCTTCATGGATTAGAAAGCTTACTCAAAATTATTTGAAAACCCCTGTGAATATTGATCTG GTTGGAGACTCTGACCAGAAACTGGCAGATGGTATTTCTTTATATTCAATTGCATCAGACATGCAAGGAAAACCCTCAATTATTGGTCCACTAATTACG GAACATGCAAAAGGAGGTAAGTGTATTGTTTTCACTCAAACAAAACGTGATGCTGATCGGTTGGCATATGCCATGGCGAAAAGCCATAGATGTGAGGCGTTGCATGGTGATATCTCTCAAAGCCAGAGGGAGAGGACACTCGCAGGCTTCCGAGATGGGAATTTCAATATTCTAGTAGCCACTGATGTTGCTTCTCGTGGACTAGATATACCAAATGTTGATCTG GTAATACATTACGAGCTTCCAAACAATTCAGAAATATTTGTTCATCGATCAGGCCGAACGGGCCGTGCAGGAAAGAAGGGGGCTGCTATTCTAATATACACACACGACCAGAACAGGGCTGTCAGGTTTATTGAGCGAGACGTGGGATGCAAATTTACAGAG CTTCCTAAGATCGCTGGTGATAGTACAAGTGTAGACATGTTCGGGGACATGGGATTTGGAGGCATGAGGGATCGTCGACCCGGTGGTCCAGGGCGTTCTGGGTTTGGTGGCCGTCCGGGATTTGGTGGCCGTTCTAGTGGCTATGGTGATTCTTCTCGTGGATCTAGCTCTGGTCGTTTTGGTGACTTTGGTGACTTTGGTCAATCTGGAGGTGGATTTGGTGGATCTGGCACAAAACGTTCAGGGAGCTTTGGTGGTTCTGGTTCCAGTCGCTCAGGTGGTTTTGGAAACTTTGGCTCTAGCCGCTCTAGTGGATTTGGTGGGAATTCTTTTGGCAGTGATCCCCATACTAGCCGTTCTGGGGGCTTTGGTAACGACAGGGATGGTGGTAGCACGGGTCGAAGATCCTTCTGA